One genomic region from Oncorhynchus clarkii lewisi isolate Uvic-CL-2024 chromosome 21, UVic_Ocla_1.0, whole genome shotgun sequence encodes:
- the LOC139378933 gene encoding gastrula zinc finger protein XlCGF57.1-like gives MSKLQLLRLFLNERLTESAAVEIFEAVEKAVAEYQEENDRLRRLLRFTPEIQLCRIDSLQFSLAVSEEKVPPEQQHCEQEWSSSLGQEDPEPTQIKEEQEELRISQEEERFQGLEADITEFKFPPTCVKNECDQEDPLQSVTEQTMENRESDSKPVDLKPFGTVTHQKGLDIPFDPPDNQSNASSHSSATSSDQVGLNSSPPLDLIVHKLAHTGEKLFSCGDCGKSFSQKEHLGNHLRIHTGEKPFSCGDCGKSFTVKGNLTVHKLAHTGKKPFSCGDCGKSFYQSQELTAHIRTHTGEKPFSCDDCGKRFYHKITLNRHIQTHSGEKPFICGDCGKRFYHKITLNRHIQTHTGEKPFICGDCGKSFSQKEHLGNHTLTHTGEKPFSCGDCGKSFRQKGTLNTHKLTHTGVKSFSCGDCGKSFILKGSLKMHIQTHTGVKPFICGDCGKGFYLKGDLGKHILTHTGEKPFSCGDCGKSFRQKSALKTHTLTHTGEKPFHCGDCGKRFSQNGALKKHLLTHTGVKSL, from the exons atgtctaaactaCAGTTGTTGCGTTTATTTTTAAATGAGCGTTTAACGGAGTCTGCTGCTGTGGAGATTTTCGAAGCAGTTGAGAAAGCGGTAGCGGAGTACCAGGAGGAGAATGATCGGCTACGGAGACTGCTGCGGTTCACACCAGAGATACAACTATGTAGAATAG acTCCCTGCAGTTTTCTCTTGCTGTCTCTGAAGAGAAGGTTCCCCCTGAACAGCAGCACTGTGAGCAGGAGTGGAGCTCCAGTCTGGGGCAGGAGGACCCAGAGCCCACACAGATcaaagaggaacaggaggaactCCGGATCAGTCAAGAGGAAGAGCGGTTTCAAGGGTTGGAGGCTGACATCACAGAGTTCAAATTCCCTCCTACCTGTGTGAAAAATGAATGTGATCAGGAGGACCCACTTCAGTCCGTGACTGAACAGActatggagaacagagagagtgactCCAAACCAGTTGATCTCAAACCTTTTGGGACTGTGACCCACCAAAAGGGTCTCGACATTCCCTTTGACCCTCCAGATAATCAAAGCAATGCCTCCAGTCACAGCTCTGCTACAAGCAGCGACCAAGTAGGACTTAACAGCAGCCCACCATTGGATCTAATTGTGCACAAACTGGCTCACACGGGGGAGAAACTGtttagctgtggtgactgtgggaaaagcttcagtCAAAAGGAACACCTAGGGAACCATCTAcgcattcacacaggagagaaaccgtttAGCTGTGGTGACTGCGGGAAAAGCTTCACTGTCAAGGGGAACCTAACTGTGCACAAACTGGCTCACACTGGAAAGAAACCATTTAGTTGTGGTGACTGCGGGAAAAGCTTCTATCAGAGCCAGGAACTAACTGCGCATATACGGACTCACACTGGGGAGAAACCGTTTAGCTGTGATGACTGTGGGAAAAGGTTTTATCACAAGATTACTCTAAACCGACACATTCAGACTCACTCAGGAGAGAAACCGTTTatctgtggtgactgtgggaaaagGTTTTATCACAAGATTACTCtaaacagacacattcagactcacacaggagagaaaccatttatATGTGGcgactgtgggaaaagcttcagtCAGAAGGAACACCTAGGGAACCATAcactgactcacacaggagagaaaccgtttAGCTGTGgagactgtgggaaaagcttcagGCAGAAAGGGACCTTAAACACGCATAAACTGACTCACACGGGAGTGAAATCATTTAGCTGTGGAgactgtgggaagagcttcattCTGAAGGGGTCCCTAAAGATGCATATACAGACTCACACAGGTGTGAAACCATTTATATGTGGAGACTGCGGGAAAGGCTTCTATCTGAAGGGAGACCTAGGTAAGCATATACTGACTCACACAGGtgagaaaccatttagctgtggaGACTGCGGGAAAAGCTTCAGGCAGAAGTCGGCCCTAAAGACgcacacactgactcacactggagagaagccattTCACTGTGGAGACTGTGGGAAAAGATTCAGTCAGAATGGGGCCCTAAAGAAGCATTTATTGACTCACACAGGAGTGAAATCATTGTAG